Proteins encoded in a region of the Gammaproteobacteria bacterium genome:
- a CDS encoding SirB2 family protein gives MYLTIKIIHASFALISILGFAWRGYLKVSRNELPRHFVYRVLPHIVDTVLLTSAIFLVALSGQYPFVVSWVTAKVLALFVYIGLGITLMRSQADQGRRRLLYGLTLLSGIYILLVAASKSAIPFAL, from the coding sequence ATGTACCTGACCATCAAAATAATCCATGCCAGCTTCGCCCTCATTTCAATACTGGGCTTTGCCTGGCGCGGCTATCTCAAAGTAAGTCGCAATGAACTCCCACGGCATTTCGTCTACCGGGTTCTGCCGCATATCGTCGACACAGTCCTGCTCACCAGTGCCATCTTCCTGGTGGCACTCTCAGGCCAGTATCCCTTCGTGGTTTCCTGGGTGACAGCCAAAGTGCTGGCACTGTTCGTGTATATTGGCCTGGGTATCACCTTGATGCGTTCCCAGGCGGACCAGGGCCGGCGCAGATTGCTCTACGGTCTCACCCTGTTGAGCGGGATCTATATTCTCCTGGTCGCCGCCAGCAAGAGCGCCATCCCCTTCGCGCTCTAG
- a CDS encoding dienelactone hydrolase family protein, translated as MTLKRLLAMAVLIATPYLAVGAERTVALEGEEEVRIWVFTPRESGPGPWPLAMMIPAGSGQEYATRAQFWLGREMTERGWVVAVPASSEGLSFVGDSETNIYQVITELQKDQTIKTGKALLMGVSSGGSSALEIASKNPGHYHGVVAVPGRIKQSGPLPALDGLPVFLRVAEKDYFRWHKDMSDMTQRLMSAGARVDAALVPDARHIIKVDLEELDRWLLTLDR; from the coding sequence ATGACTTTGAAGCGCTTACTGGCAATGGCTGTGCTGATTGCGACACCGTATCTGGCGGTGGGCGCTGAGCGTACCGTGGCCCTGGAAGGCGAGGAAGAAGTCCGGATCTGGGTGTTTACACCCCGGGAATCGGGACCCGGACCCTGGCCATTGGCCATGATGATACCCGCCGGCAGCGGTCAGGAATACGCGACCAGGGCGCAATTCTGGCTGGGGCGCGAAATGACCGAGCGGGGCTGGGTAGTGGCGGTTCCGGCATCTTCGGAAGGACTTTCCTTTGTCGGCGACAGTGAAACCAATATCTACCAGGTGATCACCGAACTTCAAAAGGATCAAACCATCAAGACTGGCAAGGCGCTGTTAATGGGCGTTTCCAGCGGCGGCAGTTCGGCCCTGGAGATAGCCAGCAAGAACCCCGGACACTACCACGGCGTCGTGGCGGTCCCGGGCCGCATCAAGCAATCGGGCCCTTTGCCGGCCCTGGACGGTCTGCCGGTATTCCTGCGGGTGGCGGAAAAAGACTATTTCCGCTGGCACAAGGACATGTCGGACATGACTCAGCGCCTGATGTCTGCTGGCGCCCGTGTCGACGCGGCGCTGGTCCCTGATGCACGCCACATAATCAAGGTGGACCTGGAGGAGCTGGATCGCTGGCTGCTCACACTGGACAGGTAG